The Megachile rotundata isolate GNS110a chromosome 11, iyMegRotu1, whole genome shotgun sequence genome includes a region encoding these proteins:
- the Culd gene encoding CUB and LDLa domain isoform X3 — MYRSFRFAIVAVLWWAISNKGESNVVRNEDICGVQNGRRLYLELGEKGILYAKNVSFVRNEPRQDGSRVYASNGSHAQCSFELVTCPSCVIIVTFQSISLSHHCGDGSVTIDSPCRCDYVWISEPPYEDVSGTPFCGLYAPITYRSSTRTLSITLLYSQSHEHAFTLEYTAERNRLHLRGTQLTTSGQVAKGLNSTGGGILTSPFFPVRYPRDLGLEYVVTCPNDAPSCRIRLLFSDFQLAAVSIMEFYDWNGQRLDVSSGARFRPPVIMSSGPSLLIRFYANGGTGLGYKAFYSFVIGHPLDKSVQPITDCGGYVENLGGAITMMDMVGEGVKTYDCVWLIRPPKNFLHTKTHMYLKVITFADMAGNTELVVKQGPTSALLPLEILRHPASQIQPPGHREHVAPVTSGFHVSLRGTFGPSSRLAIAYAAFSYMDCFAGSEFLCRNHRCIPSELNCDGFDHCGDDSDEPATCFRDWEVEPRDRKWHSNKANYYFPKIDRYPDLKTATLVFVASSLGLIVLISALIILLYRIGARARQQRELQSRLQTISELLDEISVSDDPPVYEAPPGYDEVIKFGLDSEMVARKKRRAFSRDTRDRNSPGCSCSLDVGRSSSCSISEMAGTSHGNRRDRLPESPPPPYVTPPGSMCRHFGACNFPTVSTTAEESTQQEVAEEVKGNVEEGEREQCPLARQSSASSLTGSGGSMARGEPNRDSFSIDAELLGAYPQNRDASSSNRTGDASCDSQPRTSRVASIDTEACDEAGDEGGPTAVEATTSATESRTDPTPAQTAEDDAESCDSFPMTTTRSGCSCEGACGCATVRAASPEEQTNSPARPFRRSYIERTEREEKGQSSRNATEETEKKEEEKEEEESCARSVSAIIRLFGARAGRRQTGSGPSTATSTPCSGTLRRPASKFPVYSRDNYISRMSSGSTSSYEKLNNREFELELELERDRCTRRSMRASDPTAVGASRCERRRGRRYSSCDLESLCEGIKVLDGFLARRGLTMAHGRKQSVTVMLFGTPEHGTIRRRMAGEEEPARQIGRVSRFSLDAISN, encoded by the exons ATGTACCGTAGCTTTCGATTCG CGATCGTGGCCGTACTTTGGTGGGCGATCTCGAACAAGGGCGAAAGCAACGTGGTGCGAAACGAGGATATCTGCGGCGTCCAGAACGGCCGGCGACTGTACCTAGAATTAGGCGAGAAGGGGATCCTGTATGCGAAGAACGTGTCGTTCGTGAGGAACGAGCCTAGGCAAGATGGGTCGCGGGTGTACGCCAGTAATGGGTCTCATGCTCAGTGCAGTTTCGAGTTGGTGACATGTCCGTCGTGCGTGATAATCGTGACGTTCCAGAGCATCTCGCTGTCGCACCACTGCGGTGATGGCAGCGTCACGATTGACAGTCCGTGCAG GTGCGACTACGTGTGGATATCAGAACCGCCGTACGAGGACGTGTCCGGAACCCCGTTCTGCGGTTTGTACGCGCCCATCACCTACAGGTCGAGCACCAGAACGTTGTCCATCACCTTACTGTACAGTCAGTCGCACGAGCACGCGTTCACGCTCGAGTACACGGCGGAAA GAAACAGGCTGCATCTGAGGGGTACGCAATTGACGACCTCCGGTCAAGTGGCGAAGGGACTGAACAGTACCGGTGGAGGGATTTTAACCTCTCCGTTCTTTCCTGTTCGGTACCCGCGCGATCTGGGCCTGGAGTATGTGGTCACGTGTCCGAACGACGCGCCGTCTTGTCGCATCAGACTGTTGTTTAGCGATTTTCAGCTCGCTGCGGTATCCATTATGGAG TTTTATGATTGGAACGGTCAGCGATTAGACGTGAGCAGTGGCGCCAGGTTTCGACCACCGGTAATAATGAGCTCCGGCCCCTCGCTGCTGATACGGTTCTACGCTAACGGAGGCACCGGGTTAGGCTACAAGGCTTTCTATTCCTTCGTGATCGGTCACCCGCTCGACAAATCGGTGCAGCCGATAACAGATTGCGGCGGCTACGTGGAGAACCTCGGCGGAGCGATCACCATGATGGATATGGTCGGCGAAGGGGTGAAGACCTACGACTGCGTTTGGCTGATTCGGCCACCGAAGAACTTTCTTCACACGAAGACGCATATGTACCTCAAAGTGATCACCTTCGCGGACATGG CTGGCAACACGGAGCTGGTGGTGAAGCAGGGACCAACCTCGGCTCTCCTACCCCTGGAGATTTTACGACACCCAGCAAGTCAGATACAACCACCAGGTCATAGAGAACATGTAGCACCCGTTACCAGTGGTTTTCATGTCAGTCTTCGGGGCACGTTCGGACCGTCCTCGCGTTTGGCGATCGCGTACGCGGCTTTCAGCTACATGG ATTGCTTCGCGGGTTCCGAGTTTCTGTGTCGGAACCACAGATGCATCCCGAGCGAGCTGAACTGCGACGGGTTCGATCACTGTGGCGACGACAGCGACGAGCCGGCCACTTGCTTTCGAG ACTGGGAAGTGGAACCGCGGGATCGCAAGTGGCACTCGAACAAGGCAAACTATTATTTCCCAAAGATCGACCGATACCCGGACTTAAAGACCGCCACGCTGGTGTTCGTGGCGAGTAGCCTCGGTCTGATCGTGCTGATCTCGGCCCTGATCATCCTGCTGTATAGAATAGGCGCCAGGGCGAGGCAGCAGAGGGAGTTACAGTCCAGGCTGCAGACGATCAGCGAGCTGCTAG ACGAGATCTCCGTATCGGACGACCCTCCTGTCTACGAGGCTCCGCCAGGGTACGACGAGGTGATCAAGTTTGGACTTGACTCGGAGATGGTCGCTCGGAAAAAGAGGAGAGCCTTCTCACGAGACACTCGCGATCGAAACTCACCCGGTTGCAGCTGCTC GTTGGACGTTGGTCGATCATCCTCCTGTTCGATCAGCGAGATGGCGGGTACCAGTCACGGGAATCGCAGGGATCGCCTCCCGGAGAGCCCACCTCCTCCTTACGTCACTCCTCCGGGGTCCATGTGCCGCCACTTCGGCGCATGCAACTTCCCCACTGTTTCGACTACCG CGGAAGAGAGCACTCAGCAGGAAGTAGCAGAGGAAGTAAAAGGAAACGTAGAAGAGGGTGAACGAGAACAGTGTCCACTAGCCCGACAGTCGTCGGCGTCGTCGTTAACCGGAAGTGGAGGATCAATGGCTAGAGGCGAGCCGAACCGAGACTCGTTCTCGATCGACGCAGAACTTCTCGGTGCGTATCCGCAGAACCGAGACGCTTCGAGCTCGAACCGAACAGGCGATGCCTCGTGTGATTCGCAGCCGAGGACATCGCGCGTTGCATCGATCGACACCGAGGCTTGCGACGAGGCAGGAGACGAAGGCGGACCTACGGCAGTCGAAGCGACCACGTCAGCAACAGAGTCACGAACCGACCCAACGCCCGCGCAAACCGCAGAGGACGACGCTGAGTCCTGCGACTCCTTCCCGATGACTACCACTCGTTCCGGATGTTCTTGCGAAGGAGCCTGCGGTTGCGCGACGGTTCGTGCAGCGTCGCCCGAGGAGCAAACCAATTCACCTGCACGACCGTTCCGTCGATCGTACATCGAGCGGACCGAGCGCGAAGAGAAAGGACAGAGTAGTCGAAACGCGACCGAGGAGACagagaaaaaggaagaagagaaagaagaggaGGAGAGCTGCGCCCGGTCGGTGAGCGCCATCATCAGGCTATTCGGCGCCAGGGCAGGAAGACGACAGACCGGAAGCGGACCTTCAACCGCAACGTCCACACCGTGCTCCGGCACGCTCAGGAGACCCGCAAGCAAATTCCCAGTTTACTCACGCGACAACTACATCAGCAGAATGTCCTCCGGGTCGACGAGCAGCTACGAGAAGCTGAACAATCGCGAGTTCGAGTTGGAGCTTGAGTTAGAGCGCGACCGCTGCACGCGCCGAAGCATGCGGGCCTCCGACCCGACCGCGGTCGGAGCTTCTCGCTGCGAGCGACGGCGCGGACGGCGATACTCCAGCTGCGACCTGGAGAGCCTCTGCGAGGGAATAAAGGTTCTGGACGGATTCCTGGCGCGGAGGGGCCTGACGATGGCGCATGGCCGCAAGCAATCCGTGACGGTGATGCTGTTCGGCACTCCGGAGCACGGGACCATCCGTCGACGCATGGCCGGCGAAGAGGAACCAGCCCGACAGATCGGTCGCGTGTCCCGCTTCAGCCTGGACGCCATTTCGAACTGA
- the Culd gene encoding CUB and LDLa domain isoform X1 — translation MYRSFRFAIVAVLWWAISNKGESNVVRNEDICGVQNGRRLYLELGEKGILYAKNVSFVRNEPRQDGSRVYASNGSHAQCSFELVTCPSCVIIVTFQSISLSHHCGDGSVTIDSPCRCDYVWISEPPYEDVSGTPFCGLYAPITYRSSTRTLSITLLYSQSHEHAFTLEYTAERNRLHLRGTQLTTSGQVAKGLNSTGGGILTSPFFPVRYPRDLGLEYVVTCPNDAPSCRIRLLFSDFQLAAVSIMEFYDWNGQRLDVSSGARFRPPVIMSSGPSLLIRFYANGGTGLGYKAFYSFVIGHPLDKSVQPITDCGGYVENLGGAITMMDMVGEGVKTYDCVWLIRPPKNFLHTKTHMYLKVITFADMAGNTELVVKQGPTSALLPLEILRHPASQIQPPGHREHVAPVTSGFHVSLRGTFGPSSRLAIAYAAFSYMDCFAGSEFLCRNHRCIPSELNCDGFDHCGDDSDEPATCFRDWEVEPRDRKWHSNKANYYFPKIDRYPDLKTATLVFVASSLGLIVLISALIILLYRIGARARQQRELQSRLQTISELLVFDIADGARIDEISVSDDPPVYEAPPGYDEVIKFGLDSEMVARKKRRAFSRDTRDRNSPGCSCSLDVGRSSSCSISEMAGTSHGNRRDRLPESPPPPYVTPPGSMCRHFGACNFPTVSTTAEESTQQEVAEEVKGNVEEGEREQCPLARQSSASSLTGSGGSMARGEPNRDSFSIDAELLGAYPQNRDASSSNRTGDASCDSQPRTSRVASIDTEACDEAGDEGGPTAVEATTSATESRTDPTPAQTAEDDAESCDSFPMTTTRSGCSCEGACGCATVRAASPEEQTNSPARPFRRSYIERTEREEKGQSSRNATEETEKKEEEKEEEESCARSVSAIIRLFGARAGRRQTGSGPSTATSTPCSGTLRRPASKFPVYSRDNYISRMSSGSTSSYEKLNNREFELELELERDRCTRRSMRASDPTAVGASRCERRRGRRYSSCDLESLCEGIKVLDGFLARRGLTMAHGRKQSVTVMLFGTPEHGTIRRRMAGEEEPARQIGRVSRFSLDAISN, via the exons ATGTACCGTAGCTTTCGATTCG CGATCGTGGCCGTACTTTGGTGGGCGATCTCGAACAAGGGCGAAAGCAACGTGGTGCGAAACGAGGATATCTGCGGCGTCCAGAACGGCCGGCGACTGTACCTAGAATTAGGCGAGAAGGGGATCCTGTATGCGAAGAACGTGTCGTTCGTGAGGAACGAGCCTAGGCAAGATGGGTCGCGGGTGTACGCCAGTAATGGGTCTCATGCTCAGTGCAGTTTCGAGTTGGTGACATGTCCGTCGTGCGTGATAATCGTGACGTTCCAGAGCATCTCGCTGTCGCACCACTGCGGTGATGGCAGCGTCACGATTGACAGTCCGTGCAG GTGCGACTACGTGTGGATATCAGAACCGCCGTACGAGGACGTGTCCGGAACCCCGTTCTGCGGTTTGTACGCGCCCATCACCTACAGGTCGAGCACCAGAACGTTGTCCATCACCTTACTGTACAGTCAGTCGCACGAGCACGCGTTCACGCTCGAGTACACGGCGGAAA GAAACAGGCTGCATCTGAGGGGTACGCAATTGACGACCTCCGGTCAAGTGGCGAAGGGACTGAACAGTACCGGTGGAGGGATTTTAACCTCTCCGTTCTTTCCTGTTCGGTACCCGCGCGATCTGGGCCTGGAGTATGTGGTCACGTGTCCGAACGACGCGCCGTCTTGTCGCATCAGACTGTTGTTTAGCGATTTTCAGCTCGCTGCGGTATCCATTATGGAG TTTTATGATTGGAACGGTCAGCGATTAGACGTGAGCAGTGGCGCCAGGTTTCGACCACCGGTAATAATGAGCTCCGGCCCCTCGCTGCTGATACGGTTCTACGCTAACGGAGGCACCGGGTTAGGCTACAAGGCTTTCTATTCCTTCGTGATCGGTCACCCGCTCGACAAATCGGTGCAGCCGATAACAGATTGCGGCGGCTACGTGGAGAACCTCGGCGGAGCGATCACCATGATGGATATGGTCGGCGAAGGGGTGAAGACCTACGACTGCGTTTGGCTGATTCGGCCACCGAAGAACTTTCTTCACACGAAGACGCATATGTACCTCAAAGTGATCACCTTCGCGGACATGG CTGGCAACACGGAGCTGGTGGTGAAGCAGGGACCAACCTCGGCTCTCCTACCCCTGGAGATTTTACGACACCCAGCAAGTCAGATACAACCACCAGGTCATAGAGAACATGTAGCACCCGTTACCAGTGGTTTTCATGTCAGTCTTCGGGGCACGTTCGGACCGTCCTCGCGTTTGGCGATCGCGTACGCGGCTTTCAGCTACATGG ATTGCTTCGCGGGTTCCGAGTTTCTGTGTCGGAACCACAGATGCATCCCGAGCGAGCTGAACTGCGACGGGTTCGATCACTGTGGCGACGACAGCGACGAGCCGGCCACTTGCTTTCGAG ACTGGGAAGTGGAACCGCGGGATCGCAAGTGGCACTCGAACAAGGCAAACTATTATTTCCCAAAGATCGACCGATACCCGGACTTAAAGACCGCCACGCTGGTGTTCGTGGCGAGTAGCCTCGGTCTGATCGTGCTGATCTCGGCCCTGATCATCCTGCTGTATAGAATAGGCGCCAGGGCGAGGCAGCAGAGGGAGTTACAGTCCAGGCTGCAGACGATCAGCGAGCTGCTAG TGTTCGATATTGCAGACGGGGCACGAATAGACGAGATCTCCGTATCGGACGACCCTCCTGTCTACGAGGCTCCGCCAGGGTACGACGAGGTGATCAAGTTTGGACTTGACTCGGAGATGGTCGCTCGGAAAAAGAGGAGAGCCTTCTCACGAGACACTCGCGATCGAAACTCACCCGGTTGCAGCTGCTC GTTGGACGTTGGTCGATCATCCTCCTGTTCGATCAGCGAGATGGCGGGTACCAGTCACGGGAATCGCAGGGATCGCCTCCCGGAGAGCCCACCTCCTCCTTACGTCACTCCTCCGGGGTCCATGTGCCGCCACTTCGGCGCATGCAACTTCCCCACTGTTTCGACTACCG CGGAAGAGAGCACTCAGCAGGAAGTAGCAGAGGAAGTAAAAGGAAACGTAGAAGAGGGTGAACGAGAACAGTGTCCACTAGCCCGACAGTCGTCGGCGTCGTCGTTAACCGGAAGTGGAGGATCAATGGCTAGAGGCGAGCCGAACCGAGACTCGTTCTCGATCGACGCAGAACTTCTCGGTGCGTATCCGCAGAACCGAGACGCTTCGAGCTCGAACCGAACAGGCGATGCCTCGTGTGATTCGCAGCCGAGGACATCGCGCGTTGCATCGATCGACACCGAGGCTTGCGACGAGGCAGGAGACGAAGGCGGACCTACGGCAGTCGAAGCGACCACGTCAGCAACAGAGTCACGAACCGACCCAACGCCCGCGCAAACCGCAGAGGACGACGCTGAGTCCTGCGACTCCTTCCCGATGACTACCACTCGTTCCGGATGTTCTTGCGAAGGAGCCTGCGGTTGCGCGACGGTTCGTGCAGCGTCGCCCGAGGAGCAAACCAATTCACCTGCACGACCGTTCCGTCGATCGTACATCGAGCGGACCGAGCGCGAAGAGAAAGGACAGAGTAGTCGAAACGCGACCGAGGAGACagagaaaaaggaagaagagaaagaagaggaGGAGAGCTGCGCCCGGTCGGTGAGCGCCATCATCAGGCTATTCGGCGCCAGGGCAGGAAGACGACAGACCGGAAGCGGACCTTCAACCGCAACGTCCACACCGTGCTCCGGCACGCTCAGGAGACCCGCAAGCAAATTCCCAGTTTACTCACGCGACAACTACATCAGCAGAATGTCCTCCGGGTCGACGAGCAGCTACGAGAAGCTGAACAATCGCGAGTTCGAGTTGGAGCTTGAGTTAGAGCGCGACCGCTGCACGCGCCGAAGCATGCGGGCCTCCGACCCGACCGCGGTCGGAGCTTCTCGCTGCGAGCGACGGCGCGGACGGCGATACTCCAGCTGCGACCTGGAGAGCCTCTGCGAGGGAATAAAGGTTCTGGACGGATTCCTGGCGCGGAGGGGCCTGACGATGGCGCATGGCCGCAAGCAATCCGTGACGGTGATGCTGTTCGGCACTCCGGAGCACGGGACCATCCGTCGACGCATGGCCGGCGAAGAGGAACCAGCCCGACAGATCGGTCGCGTGTCCCGCTTCAGCCTGGACGCCATTTCGAACTGA
- the Culd gene encoding CUB and LDLa domain isoform X2: protein MYRSFRFAIVAVLWWAISNKGESNVVRNEDICGVQNGRRLYLELGEKGILYAKNVSFVRNEPRQDGSRVYASNGSHAQCSFELVTCPSCVIIVTFQSISLSHHCGDGSVTIDSPCRCDYVWISEPPYEDVSGTPFCGLYAPITYRSSTRTLSITLLYSQSHEHAFTLEYTAERNRLHLRGTQLTTSGQVAKGLNSTGGGILTSPFFPVRYPRDLGLEYVVTCPNDAPSCRIRLLFSDFQLAAVSIMEFYDWNGQRLDVSSGARFRPPVIMSSGPSLLIRFYANGGTGLGYKAFYSFVIGHPLDKSVQPITDCGGYVENLGGAITMMDMVGEGVKTYDCVWLIRPPKNFLHTKTHMYLKVITFADMAGNTELVVKQGPTSALLPLEILRHPASQIQPPGHREHVAPVTSGFHVSLRGTFGPSSRLAIAYAAFSYMDCFAGSEFLCRNHRCIPSELNCDGFDHCGDDSDEPATCFRDWEVEPRDRKWHSNKANYYFPKIDRYPDLKTATLVFVASSLGLIVLISALIILLYRIGARARQQRELQSRLQTISELLDGARIDEISVSDDPPVYEAPPGYDEVIKFGLDSEMVARKKRRAFSRDTRDRNSPGCSCSLDVGRSSSCSISEMAGTSHGNRRDRLPESPPPPYVTPPGSMCRHFGACNFPTVSTTAEESTQQEVAEEVKGNVEEGEREQCPLARQSSASSLTGSGGSMARGEPNRDSFSIDAELLGAYPQNRDASSSNRTGDASCDSQPRTSRVASIDTEACDEAGDEGGPTAVEATTSATESRTDPTPAQTAEDDAESCDSFPMTTTRSGCSCEGACGCATVRAASPEEQTNSPARPFRRSYIERTEREEKGQSSRNATEETEKKEEEKEEEESCARSVSAIIRLFGARAGRRQTGSGPSTATSTPCSGTLRRPASKFPVYSRDNYISRMSSGSTSSYEKLNNREFELELELERDRCTRRSMRASDPTAVGASRCERRRGRRYSSCDLESLCEGIKVLDGFLARRGLTMAHGRKQSVTVMLFGTPEHGTIRRRMAGEEEPARQIGRVSRFSLDAISN, encoded by the exons ATGTACCGTAGCTTTCGATTCG CGATCGTGGCCGTACTTTGGTGGGCGATCTCGAACAAGGGCGAAAGCAACGTGGTGCGAAACGAGGATATCTGCGGCGTCCAGAACGGCCGGCGACTGTACCTAGAATTAGGCGAGAAGGGGATCCTGTATGCGAAGAACGTGTCGTTCGTGAGGAACGAGCCTAGGCAAGATGGGTCGCGGGTGTACGCCAGTAATGGGTCTCATGCTCAGTGCAGTTTCGAGTTGGTGACATGTCCGTCGTGCGTGATAATCGTGACGTTCCAGAGCATCTCGCTGTCGCACCACTGCGGTGATGGCAGCGTCACGATTGACAGTCCGTGCAG GTGCGACTACGTGTGGATATCAGAACCGCCGTACGAGGACGTGTCCGGAACCCCGTTCTGCGGTTTGTACGCGCCCATCACCTACAGGTCGAGCACCAGAACGTTGTCCATCACCTTACTGTACAGTCAGTCGCACGAGCACGCGTTCACGCTCGAGTACACGGCGGAAA GAAACAGGCTGCATCTGAGGGGTACGCAATTGACGACCTCCGGTCAAGTGGCGAAGGGACTGAACAGTACCGGTGGAGGGATTTTAACCTCTCCGTTCTTTCCTGTTCGGTACCCGCGCGATCTGGGCCTGGAGTATGTGGTCACGTGTCCGAACGACGCGCCGTCTTGTCGCATCAGACTGTTGTTTAGCGATTTTCAGCTCGCTGCGGTATCCATTATGGAG TTTTATGATTGGAACGGTCAGCGATTAGACGTGAGCAGTGGCGCCAGGTTTCGACCACCGGTAATAATGAGCTCCGGCCCCTCGCTGCTGATACGGTTCTACGCTAACGGAGGCACCGGGTTAGGCTACAAGGCTTTCTATTCCTTCGTGATCGGTCACCCGCTCGACAAATCGGTGCAGCCGATAACAGATTGCGGCGGCTACGTGGAGAACCTCGGCGGAGCGATCACCATGATGGATATGGTCGGCGAAGGGGTGAAGACCTACGACTGCGTTTGGCTGATTCGGCCACCGAAGAACTTTCTTCACACGAAGACGCATATGTACCTCAAAGTGATCACCTTCGCGGACATGG CTGGCAACACGGAGCTGGTGGTGAAGCAGGGACCAACCTCGGCTCTCCTACCCCTGGAGATTTTACGACACCCAGCAAGTCAGATACAACCACCAGGTCATAGAGAACATGTAGCACCCGTTACCAGTGGTTTTCATGTCAGTCTTCGGGGCACGTTCGGACCGTCCTCGCGTTTGGCGATCGCGTACGCGGCTTTCAGCTACATGG ATTGCTTCGCGGGTTCCGAGTTTCTGTGTCGGAACCACAGATGCATCCCGAGCGAGCTGAACTGCGACGGGTTCGATCACTGTGGCGACGACAGCGACGAGCCGGCCACTTGCTTTCGAG ACTGGGAAGTGGAACCGCGGGATCGCAAGTGGCACTCGAACAAGGCAAACTATTATTTCCCAAAGATCGACCGATACCCGGACTTAAAGACCGCCACGCTGGTGTTCGTGGCGAGTAGCCTCGGTCTGATCGTGCTGATCTCGGCCCTGATCATCCTGCTGTATAGAATAGGCGCCAGGGCGAGGCAGCAGAGGGAGTTACAGTCCAGGCTGCAGACGATCAGCGAGCTGCTAG ACGGGGCACGAATAGACGAGATCTCCGTATCGGACGACCCTCCTGTCTACGAGGCTCCGCCAGGGTACGACGAGGTGATCAAGTTTGGACTTGACTCGGAGATGGTCGCTCGGAAAAAGAGGAGAGCCTTCTCACGAGACACTCGCGATCGAAACTCACCCGGTTGCAGCTGCTC GTTGGACGTTGGTCGATCATCCTCCTGTTCGATCAGCGAGATGGCGGGTACCAGTCACGGGAATCGCAGGGATCGCCTCCCGGAGAGCCCACCTCCTCCTTACGTCACTCCTCCGGGGTCCATGTGCCGCCACTTCGGCGCATGCAACTTCCCCACTGTTTCGACTACCG CGGAAGAGAGCACTCAGCAGGAAGTAGCAGAGGAAGTAAAAGGAAACGTAGAAGAGGGTGAACGAGAACAGTGTCCACTAGCCCGACAGTCGTCGGCGTCGTCGTTAACCGGAAGTGGAGGATCAATGGCTAGAGGCGAGCCGAACCGAGACTCGTTCTCGATCGACGCAGAACTTCTCGGTGCGTATCCGCAGAACCGAGACGCTTCGAGCTCGAACCGAACAGGCGATGCCTCGTGTGATTCGCAGCCGAGGACATCGCGCGTTGCATCGATCGACACCGAGGCTTGCGACGAGGCAGGAGACGAAGGCGGACCTACGGCAGTCGAAGCGACCACGTCAGCAACAGAGTCACGAACCGACCCAACGCCCGCGCAAACCGCAGAGGACGACGCTGAGTCCTGCGACTCCTTCCCGATGACTACCACTCGTTCCGGATGTTCTTGCGAAGGAGCCTGCGGTTGCGCGACGGTTCGTGCAGCGTCGCCCGAGGAGCAAACCAATTCACCTGCACGACCGTTCCGTCGATCGTACATCGAGCGGACCGAGCGCGAAGAGAAAGGACAGAGTAGTCGAAACGCGACCGAGGAGACagagaaaaaggaagaagagaaagaagaggaGGAGAGCTGCGCCCGGTCGGTGAGCGCCATCATCAGGCTATTCGGCGCCAGGGCAGGAAGACGACAGACCGGAAGCGGACCTTCAACCGCAACGTCCACACCGTGCTCCGGCACGCTCAGGAGACCCGCAAGCAAATTCCCAGTTTACTCACGCGACAACTACATCAGCAGAATGTCCTCCGGGTCGACGAGCAGCTACGAGAAGCTGAACAATCGCGAGTTCGAGTTGGAGCTTGAGTTAGAGCGCGACCGCTGCACGCGCCGAAGCATGCGGGCCTCCGACCCGACCGCGGTCGGAGCTTCTCGCTGCGAGCGACGGCGCGGACGGCGATACTCCAGCTGCGACCTGGAGAGCCTCTGCGAGGGAATAAAGGTTCTGGACGGATTCCTGGCGCGGAGGGGCCTGACGATGGCGCATGGCCGCAAGCAATCCGTGACGGTGATGCTGTTCGGCACTCCGGAGCACGGGACCATCCGTCGACGCATGGCCGGCGAAGAGGAACCAGCCCGACAGATCGGTCGCGTGTCCCGCTTCAGCCTGGACGCCATTTCGAACTGA
- the LOC100876338 gene encoding transmembrane protein 222 has product MRDDELLTETQEISDIVPNMELTIDPEKQRFPFCIVWTPLPILTYFLPFIGHMGIATSTGVIRDFAGPYHVSEDNMAFGKPTKYWQLNHAKAKGGVRGWDSAVAEASEIYKTRMHNLCCDNCHSHVATSLNLMCYDNSSSWNMVKLAFLMLVHGKYVSFLGFLKTWVPFFLLVAIVTLFSLFVR; this is encoded by the exons atgAGGGACGACGAATTGTTGACCGAAACACAAGAGATTTCCGACATCGTGCCGAACATGGAGTTAACCATCGACCCGGAGAAACAGAGGTTTCCGTTCTGCATAGTCTGGACACCGTTACCGATATTGAC ATACTTTTTACCGTTCATCGGTCACATGGGCATCGCCACTTCTACCGGCGTGATTCGAGATTTTGCTGGTCCTTATCATGTGTCCGAAGATAACATGGCGTTTGGGAAACCTACGAAGTACTGGCAATTGAACCACGCTAAAGCCAAAGGCGGTGTTCGAGGCTGGGACTCGGCCGTTGCGGAAGCTAGTGAGATTTACAAAACTAGAATG CACAATCTATGTTGTGACAACTGTCACTCGCACGTTGCCACATCGCTTAATCTGATGTGCTATGATAATTCGAGTAGCTGGAACATGGTAAAGCTAGCGTTCCTTATGCTCGTGCACGGCAAATACGTGAG CTTTCTTGGATTTCTCAAAACATGGGTGCCATTCTTTCTTCTCGTTGCGATTGTAACCTTATTTAGTTTATTCGTACGGTAA